The sequence TTCTTGATTTTTGCAATCAAAGCCAGCAAATTTGCATAGTGACAATCAGAGAACAGCCTGTTCTCTGCTTTATCAGAAAACTCAGCCTACTTTGTGTTTTACCATCATAAAATAGAGCCTTACAATATAATGCTTGAAACTGAAGGGAGTGTTTTGTAATCCAGCAGTTGGCACCTGATTGCACAGGCACAATAGCACAGATTAAATACATCTCTGGGAGCTTAACTTAATTTTTACTCATGACCTACTTTAAGTAGGTTGTAGCTTCTCATTTTTTGTCCCAGATTTCAGAGGTTTATTGAAAAATCTGTGGGGAGAGACTGAATAACTGCAGGGAGACCATTTAGCTctctaaaatgtgattttacccTCCACTGTTTGCTCAAAATGTTTTACACCAAGAGCTCAGTTTATTGGTTTATTTGTCAAGCTGTGCTTCCGAAAATGGCATTTTAACTCACCTCACGACAGTAACTGAGTTTCAAACAGAACTAGAGCCTGACTGAAATCAGCTTAGCAGATATTTCTGGCAGATTAAAGTAATCAGTTACAGCACATCATAGATGTTTCACAATACAAAGGAAACCATTCAAGTGACACAGAAATAGCATCCATGTTTAGTGATTCCTTGTCCTGTGATTACATGTCACTTGTTCAGAGCTATTAAAGGCAGCAGTGTGTGCTTTTGTATCATTGCAGAAAGATTAGTGGATAGTGTATTGAATGCAGGAAAGTCCAGTTCACAGAAGACCAGGTAACCTATTTTTCCGTACAGCAGTATAGATGCATGCAAAGATCCTGCAGATAGCACCAATTAGGGGACATAAGCTTATTTTAAGTTCTTTTTCTGGCCAAAGGAATGCATTTTAGTACTGAAATTCAAAGATTGGCTGTTACATTAAATGTCCACAAGAGGGCACTGGTTAATGCTTCTTTCCTGTTTTAATAGTTTATTGGGATGAAACTGTCCTGTTTGGTGTGACTTTAAAGAAATGAtgcattgattttaaaatatgggTTCAGTAACTTCCTGCCTGACAAATGAACAGTATCATTAAATAATATGGGGCATGTGCAGCTTTAATTTCTCTTGATAGGTTTAAAGAGACATGACACCATAGGTAGGTTGAGATTCAGAGCTGCAGAAACCAGCTTTAGTTATGTTTCCTTGTTAGGAAAACAGAAATGAGATTGGTGTTGGTTTAATTAGTTCTAATCCAAATTACATGATCTAATAttcaacaagagaaaaaaattacaattctttgattttctttgagATGTTCACAGATTTTACTGAGTGCACAAGCCAAGAGTATGGtagtccatttctgccacttaaaaaatgtgaaaaatgtgggAGTtaggcaatttaaaaaaagactcctaagtcataattaagagataaaaagtcgaatTTATGAGATGATGAAGTCATAATTcatcataatttgactttttttaatctcataattttgactttttatctcatagttctTCCTGTTATTTCATAATTACGATttctttaaactcataatttcaactttttatctcataattttgactttttatctcataattatgatttttataaactcagaattttgactttgttatTTCATAATTACGATTTCTTTATCTTTCATAATTAtagttttttaatctcattattttatttttttatctcgTAATTATGAATTAAGTTGGGTTTATGTAAACATTATAAaattattgctcataaatggggaaattatgtaAATAATGACACAACATCTgctgcttggctagctggttaagggggggccctgtgtaatattctttctggggcccaaaatccctcgCTACGCCCCTGCTCACAACCTTGGAAAGCAGAAGGATTTGCCAGAATCtatgtctgccatcaggcaaatccatcttgcaaatctccaATCTACCTTTTCTTTGTTCAGACCactcagcatcatttaaggagaacaaaTTGGCAGCTAGGGCAGGGTTTTGTTGTACTGtgagctgatagcaatggctgctgccagtgtagcagttagctGGGATGTAGTGATTGTATAGCAACAGTTTAGTCAGAACTGAACCccattattttattaaataaagagcaaagcgGTATGCATTTTAGCCAACGACAAGCTCTGCTGATCAAACACTACATAATACCTAACCTAAAGCTCAGGTTAGCACTGAACCTGCACATATCTACTACCTCACTTTGTCTtaatgctctgattggcctgttatAACTGTGatagaacatttgtccaatcacctccctagaagtttttgaaaagtccacacgctttgtatgggagctttcccagatgaatgtgaaattgCTGCCTAAATATCGCCAAATATTGATGGTTTCATGACATTGACCAGGTTGTGCATAAGCTTGTTTCTTCATTCCCATTGTACTTTGGTTTATTTCCCCATATTTAAGCACCTAAATTCAGCATATTGCCTGCATGTTAATGGAGTGTAAAGAGATCATGCTCATGATATTGTTATTTCTTTGTGACTAGTCCAAATGCACTTGGTTTTGGATATTGTGACACATATTTGTGAATATAAACCTAGCTTTACATCCATTTTATCATCAAATAGACCCACTGTAAACCTTCCGCCTTGTTGAAGAGTTTGTTGCCCATTTGAGTGCTTTACAAGTCGAGAAGTATATCCCATTcacaatgttttaaatgttgtgtCTAAACATATGGCAACCAAGTTTCTTAGACCTGTGTCCCAGTGGTTAGAGGCAGACTTTAATCACTGATCCCCTGACCATCAGCACTGACATCAGATCATCTTTGTGATCTGAGAGTCGTGACCTTTACAGTTCCCACTGATGTTTGTGGACGGTGCCACCTCCACCCTGCCGCGGAGGTCTCTGGTGTCGTTCACTGGACACTTACTCGGCATCTGACACCAAAAAACCTGCTTGTATGAATTCCTGAAGTTCTCGGACAGGAAGGCGTAGATGACGGGGTTGACGGAGGAGTTGCTGTAGGCGAGGCAGTGAGCCACCATCCTGAACACGAAGGACGCCTGGTTCAGAGGGAAAGAACCAAACTCCACCCACAGGTGGACAATGTGGTGAGGCAGCCAGGACAGGCAGAAGACCACGACCACCACCAGGACTGTCTGAGCTGTCTGTGGGGAAATGATTGGTCATGTTAACTAGTTTAACTGAGTATCAATGAATGAatggaggctaatgctactactaTAGCCAGGTACCTCAAACaatccaacttcaaaaatcccaaaatagccctttaaatttacattttcattaggGATGTAATGAGGATGCAATGTGCATCAAAGTGAGTCAGCAGAAGTGTTTCAGGTGTCTTATCAGGTGGCTCCCTGGTCATCTCTGTGTAGAGGTCTTTCAGGCATGTCTAACTGTGGGGAGACCTCGGGGCAggcccagaactcactggagggattataaaTTATATCCCATCTGCACTGCCTCAGTATCTCCCAGTAGGAGCCGACAAACATCACTTAGAAGAGAGACATCTGGGTTGGCCTGCTTAACGTGCTTCCACCAGTCTGGCCCCAGATAAGCGGAAGAAAACGGATTGACAGACATAATGGAGATGAGCTGGGTTTTGAGGACAGTCTCAAGTGGATACAAATgcaaccaagcagcaacctcctcAGCCTCCATTACTGAGGGTAGCTGCAGAAGCACCAGAAGTCATTGACACAGCCCAGgtaaaagaaaatgacaagagaCACAGTAAATTAAcgttacaaagcagatggattggccataCCCCGTgacaaagctccaatctgaaattattgtgccaggtctgagaacagatcagaccaatcagcatcatttgggGAATATGAGAccgtagctacaggtggggtttagttataTTGGAAGCTGAGAGCAGGCCTGCATCTGGCGCAGCTTTTAGCTCAAATATGCTATATGATaggctatagcagcagttttttcaCTCTGCATACCCTGCAGCTACACGTCCATCTCTTTTATAATATCTACTGCTTTTCTTCAAGGTCATTTTGCTCACTTAGATTACAATATTTGAATAAGATTTGTTTATCTTAGAATTATTTTCTTGATTAATTCTTTGtctttatgaaaaaagtttttttttttcttttttacaaaattCAGGATAACACAGTACATTTGTACAATACAGTCCAAAACCCAttgatattttatattattcaaaaaaagacagcaaattttcccattttgaaAAGTAATTTTGCGTGAAAAGTTACCTTTAAAGATAAATTGGTGATCTATTTGGTtgtagatgatttttttttttttgaccaaacGTAACAGTTACTGATTTGAGCAGTTTTACAGCAAACACTgggtttccaaaaaaaaaaaaaaaaaaaactgccagatacagaaaaagaaaataattccCTACAAACCTTCTTTTTGGAGAGCTCGGACTTTTTGGAGACATTCTTCAGCTTTTTGTGCAGATGttttaaaacctaaaaaatTAAAGAGCAATGAAACAAGTGACTGTAATGGAGATTAagctgtaaatatatatatatataaaaaaagtcacgaattgttttttttctcctttacgCGTGACAAATCAGCCGTTTGGGTGGATAATATTCAAAACTACTGGGACTGAATAATTGCATTTTTGTGCACATTTGGGTAAATACAATGTAACTTATTGCATCCTGTTTGAATTAGCTGGAATCTTCAAGCCACATATATCACACACTGCAAAATACGCGTTTTACGCACATCCATCTCCACTGATCCATGCGCACTCACCTTTGCATAGCAGACTGAGATCAAACAGAGGGGCAGCAGATATCCAAACACAAAGGTGCACATCACGTAGACTTTCCTCTGCTGATCCGGCCAAACCTCCCAGCAGAAAGTGTTGTTGTCTTCCCTCTCCACGATGCTCTGGTAGTGCGCAACGGGGGCTGCCATCACCAGAGACAGGATCCAGATCAGGATTACACCGAGCAGCGCGTGCCTCCTCACTCGGATCGTGGAGGACTTTCTGGCGTGCACGATGGCCACGTACCTGTCCACGGACATCGCGGACAGAGTGAAGATACTGACCAGCATGGACACGGTGAAGAAGTAGTGGATGAACTTGCAGATGAATGCGCCCAGCACCCACGTAGGCAGCATGTAGATGGTGGACTGGAAGGGCACGCAGAAGAGGAGGTAGGACAGGTCCGCCACGCTCAGGTTTAGGATGAAGATGTTGGTGGTGCTCCTCGGTTGTCCCGGTTTGCTGCGCGCGAGCACCGTGATGACCAGTGTGTTTCCGAGCACACCGAGGATAAAAATGAGACCAAATATAAGAAGAGAGACAAAGTTATCCACACCCATCCCCAGGACTACGTGTTTGCCCGGCAGCCTCACACTGGTGGTGTTAAAGGTCTGACTCTGGTTCTCCACCTGTAGCTCCATCTTTTTGTCTATTGATAAAAAAGTTACATGTTGATGTGAAGGATTCATGTCCTCCTCCTGTGATCTCTTCTTCTCACAAATGAAGCTTGGATCAATCTCTGCATGTGCTCCCTCTCTCAGAGGCAACGTCACCACCCTGATCCCACCAATACCTCCCCACTGTTTCCAGGGCTGCTCAATACACCCCAAAGGCACTGTTATCCTAGGATAAGCAATTGAAATAGAGCCATCTCAAAAGTCTGAATTTGTTgaattaaatgtgaaaatacaatatttaaagaaaataatttctCACTCATGTGCACATACAGCTCCTTCCCTTTTTGGCTCATGCAATCAAAGCcagtaaataaaatattgtgAAGTTTCTTTTTAGGTCGAGAATCCAGAGAACTACAGTTCATACCCAGCAGAAATATAAACACCCACATACCCAACAGTATCTGCTCATCATTTCTTAGGGGAGTGTTATAACTCAAACTCATTGCATCTAAGTGTGTTTATAGGGATCTAGCTACATTGCCCCGacttcttattttttgcatatttgacaAACTTGAATATTTCAGATGATCAAACAAATTTGAACACCACACAAAGTTAACCtgggtaaatacaaaatgctgtttttaaatgagcaAGCATTTGTGACAACTGGCAATGGGTCTTTTGCATCACTATGGAGATATTTTGGCCCAGTctttttgcagaattgttttaattcagccacatcccagggttttccagcatgaaaaGCCTGTTTTAGGTCCTGCCACAGCATCATTTTTTCATTGATCATTGTCTCTCTGCATAACCTAAATATGCTTGAGCTTGATGTCaagaactgatggccggacattctccttcaggattttatagtagagagcagaatccatggttccatcaatcatgGCAAGTCGTCCAGCAGCCCCAGACCACcatctttttatcaaatgctgtgttagttttatgccagatgtaacagggcaccaccttccaaaaagtttaaCTGTTATTTCATCGGTCCACAGAGTACTTTCTCTAAAGTGTTGGGGATcgtcaagatgtttttttttttttttttttgcaaacgtgaaacaagcctttgtgttatttttcatcTGCAGTGGTTGTCACctttgaactctcccatggatgccagtctctttcttcttgttaaatcatgaactcAGACCTTAACTACGTCAAGTggggcctgcaggtctttagatattCTGGATTCCTTTTTTGACCTCCAGGATGAGTCGTCAGTGCGCTCTCAGAGTAATTTCGGTTtgccaaccactcctgggaaggtttggcactgttccaagttttctccatttgtggataatggctcttactATAGATTGCAGGAGTCCCAACACCTTAGATATGGCTTTGCAGccatttccagactgatagatgccAATTACTTTGTTTCCCATCTGTTCTTGTATTTCTCTAGATTGCAGTacaatgtgttgctttttgagatcttttagcctgctTCTCTTcatcagacaggttctattcaAGGGGtttcttgattcagcaggtctggtggtaatcaggcctgggtgtagcTTGTGAAATTgtactcagctttccaaaaaatatgatgaatcatagttaattcatgatttaacataGGGGGTGGGGGAGCTATTACCTTTTCAtcataaaagcataaaaatcataaaagcaCCAAATGTACTCAGTGAATGCACTTCAATTTCCCTAATAAAAGGATTTCTCTTACAGGCAAAGAAATATCTCCTCTGATCATATTTTCTCTTTCATGTAGCATCCTCACTCTCTGTGTTATTGATCTGCTGGGACCGGGTCTGAGCACAGCTGTATTATCACTATGAAGCATGTGAGAGCCGACAGAGGGGTGCTGAGAGATCAGTTTGAGGGATAACCATCTGGAAATGAAGACGGGGGATGATGCACGCTCTATGTAACCTGAGAGCTGAGCTTGATGTTATCTGGAGCTCCGTTTGTCCTCAAATGATTTTACACATGTGTCACATGTTCCAATGTTTATGAGCTTTTGTTATTTACTTGTGTTATTTAGGAAAAGTCAGCAGGAAAACTCTTCTTGTTTTAATATGAAGGTGATGTTAGTGATAGTTTGGTGATAGAGATGATGAGGGTGAAAATTAGTCTGTTTTTGGCCAAGTCTTACACTTATCCTCACTGAAAATTAATAACCGTCATTATGCAGCCTTTGAACTTATTATACTTTAGCAAGCACAGTATTTGTTTAGTAATTGGTTTCTCAGTTAATGACCCAAAGCAAGGgagggtttccatggcaacccTAACTGCTATCTACCAAGATGTTATCAGGGAGGGACGGTTGAGACAGAATTCACTTATTCCAGAAGTGATTCAGTACAGCTTGATATCAGTTGAAtgatttcagcaccatggacagctcaTCTGTCAGATTAAATTACcatcaaacacagagaaaacattttctACTGCTGCAGTACTTCAGCTCTGTTACTGACAATGACCATGTGCAATATGTATCAATCTTGTGGGAGAAGCAGCTGTAGGACTTAAAACTTCTTTCCAGGGGTgcaccggtagtcgagtggttaaggcgggttcgaatccggcctgtggcaccattttccacatgtctctccccactctcttccctgtttcagagtctatccactgtcctcctctatctaataaaggcacaaaaaggcacaaaaataaatcctaaaaaaaaaaaaccacacataTTTCCAATCATCATGTAAAAGGATCTACACGAACTCAATCTTAGAACCTAGCATCATCAGACGACAATACAAGCTCTTGGAGCCATATCCAGTCATCACTGCTGTGGTTCCTTTATAGCCCAGCATTAGCCCAGGATTAGTGTTTTACTTTTACCAGTGTACATTTCACTGATTGATAGAGCAATGCATCTTGGTACTTTGCTCCTTTCTGGGTGAAACATTCCACCTAATCAGAGGTGTCCAATTTTTTTCTACTGAGGTACACAATTGTACAAATATTATTTTGACTGGGCCACTTTAATAAACCTCACTTTTAGTGTGTTAACCTGACATATAACATCCATTAAACTGCTGGACTCAGCTGATTCTGCTGGAATTTCAGTTGAAGACCCACTATCAATCTCTCTGAACTGCGCAAAGCCCAAACCTGCTATAATCAAACATTGCACCGTGAGCATCACATGGCTTTCATGAAGAAGTCATGTTATTTTCATGTTGTCAGTGGGAGAAATGTGGCCAGGGCAGCAATTTGAAAAAAGTCCACTCTTTTGAGGTTCCCAACAAAATTGTACCAAAATATTACATTGGAGTATATGGAGGAGTTAAAGGTTTTCTTCTGACAGTTGGCCTTTTTCCAGTGACATGGTTAATTCCATTGATTTGGTTCCTGCTTTTACAGAGGCAGGATATGATTACctgcattttgatgtattttttatgtacatGGTGCCAGATTTGTGATTTAAGTCACAGTTTGTTTTGGAAGGTTGCTGTTTACTCTCCCCAGCCTCCCCACTCTAAGGAATGCCATACTGTAGTGTCTGAGTGTTCTATGCCATTGAAGTGGATgggaaataagttaaagggcTGAAAACAGTGAATCAACTTTGAGAGGTcaatgtgaagaaatgctgaagAGTATGAGAGAGCTGAATCAAACTGAAATAGCCTCATGTGTTGGGGATGTTTGAAAGGGTGAATGGAGTTTCTAAGTGAAAGTATGAATGAGTTTTGAGGGTTTGTATGACACAATTCTATCCATTCATTTAAGtggtcccaacttttttgaaatttgcTGAATATCTCTGAAAGTTTcaataacatttctttaaaaagtcatttcaaTAATTTCCCAATCTAGCTAAAGAAGATTAAGATTGAATGGTTTGAATCGGTTGaattaagaagaagaagaagcagagcCAAAAAGTGTGCAGAAGAATGATAAATATAAAGACTTTTGCACAGAAGACAAACACTTTGAATGCTGCAGAGCATGCACAGCATGATAAGCAAATTATCAAATGAGACAGGAAGAGAAATATAAGCGATCTATTTTCTGGTAATGTGCAAAATTGAAAGTCGGATGGCGTAAGGTTGGAGTTGAAAGTATTCTTGGGCTATGCGCTACCAAAGAGGTTCACAGTATTACAGTAGGCTGACAGCGATTATTGCTCACTGTAAAGACAGAGTCATGCAAAGAAGATTCTACTTTTGCACAACTCTGTCTGTAAATCAAATAATAAGTCTGCAATATGGAGAGACTTGCACATGTTTTGAGAATTTGGCAGgtgaatttttcaaagaaatgggagaaattagttctttataaaacaaactaacaaaaaaaatggaaaaacaaggaaTCTGTGCAATTCTAACTTAAAGGTCTACAAAACTATGTAATTCCTACAGCACTCTTATGTGCAAACATAATTAACATTATCTGTAACACCAAagacaaaagtagaaaaatataaGAAGAAAGCATTTATTTAAGAAGAAATGGGAGGGTTGTTTGATGGTTAAAGTATTCATGACCCTTCTAGGCCTCTGTAGGATCTGTTCTTGTAGTAAACAATAGTCAGAAGCCTCAAATAAGCTGCGTGAGGACTTAATATCAGCTCCTGTGATATGTGAAGTCCTCCTCTCAATGTCAGTGATACTCTGATCAGCTCACCACATCgcctctctcctgctctcagCCTCAGCAGAGATGATTTATCGGAGACTCTGACAGATTAGCTGCTCTGAACCTTGGTGCTCGTCCTCTCAGGTGGTTTACTCTTTAGCGCTGACCCGAGCCAGACCTGTTGTTACCATGACGATGAGTCATGAGAGGAGAGCGCAAAAACACCACCTCCATCAAGCCCAATATTTCAAATTAACCCAATCTGGCTGGTAAATAGCTGAGAGACACAGACTAACAGATTGCCTTTCAGATGATTCACCGTGCA comes from Cheilinus undulatus linkage group 16, ASM1832078v1, whole genome shotgun sequence and encodes:
- the galr1a gene encoding galanin receptor type 1, whose protein sequence is MNPSHQHVTFLSIDKKMELQVENQSQTFNTTSVRLPGKHVVLGMGVDNFVSLLIFGLIFILGVLGNTLVITVLARSKPGQPRSTTNIFILNLSVADLSYLLFCVPFQSTIYMLPTWVLGAFICKFIHYFFTVSMLVSIFTLSAMSVDRYVAIVHARKSSTIRVRRHALLGVILIWILSLVMAAPVAHYQSIVEREDNNTFCWEVWPDQQRKVYVMCTFVFGYLLPLCLISVCYAKVLKHLHKKLKNVSKKSELSKKKTAQTVLVVVVVFCLSWLPHHIVHLWVEFGSFPLNQASFVFRMVAHCLAYSNSSVNPVIYAFLSENFRNSYKQVFWCQMPSKCPVNDTRDLRGRVEVAPSTNISGNCKGHDSQITKMI